GTACGTCTCCTGCGACCCGGGCAGCGGGTGCTCGATCTGGGCGCCGCTCCCGGGTCGTGGTCCATGTACGCCGCGCAGAAGATCGGCTCGAAGGGGCACCTGCTCGCCGTGGATCTCTCGGAGATCCGGCAAGCCTTCGGGCCCAACGTGACCGTCGTGCAAGGCGACGCGCTCTCGCTCACGAACGAGGCGCTCGCGCAGTTCGCGCCCTACGACGTGGTGCTGAGCGACATGGCGCCCGCGACGACGGGCAGCAAGGCCGCGGATCAGTGGCGGAGCTACGAGCTCTTCGATCGCGCGGTCTCCGTGGCCGAGGCGCTCGGCGCGCCCGGCAGCGCCTTCGTCGGCAAGCTCTTCATGAGCGAGGAGTTCCAGAAGGCGCGCGAGCGGCTGCGCTCGCTCTACGACGAGGTGCGCGTGATCCGGCCCGAGGGCACGCGCAGCGTGAGCTCCGAGGTCTTCCTCGTCGGGCTCGGCCGGAAAAAAGCAGCGCCGTGAGCGTGTGGATCT
This DNA window, taken from Polyangium spumosum, encodes the following:
- a CDS encoding RlmE family RNA methyltransferase, which codes for MSAKGKNPYRKPDTFTKAAKAQGFPARSVFKLEEIDRRVRLLRPGQRVLDLGAAPGSWSMYAAQKIGSKGHLLAVDLSEIRQAFGPNVTVVQGDALSLTNEALAQFAPYDVVLSDMAPATTGSKAADQWRSYELFDRAVSVAEALGAPGSAFVGKLFMSEEFQKARERLRSLYDEVRVIRPEGTRSVSSEVFLVGLGRKKAAP